One Aegilops tauschii subsp. strangulata cultivar AL8/78 chromosome 7, Aet v6.0, whole genome shotgun sequence genomic window carries:
- the LOC109779694 gene encoding uncharacterized protein codes for MLCTPTINNVAITKTFIDRGAGLNVISSTTFETLQVPYDQLMTTRPFSGMTYGSTIPLGQVRLPVTFGTCNNYHYELIDFDVAHVGLLYNAILGYPTLAKFMVATHHSYNVLKMPGCSGVITVACDEKDVVYSLEHA; via the coding sequence ATGTTGTGCACTCCAACCATCAACAACGTCGCTATCACCAAGACCTTCATCGAtaggggtgccggcctcaacgTGATCTCCAGCACTACCTTTGAGACGCTCCAAGTGCCCTATGACCAGCTGATGACGACCAGGCCATTCTCCGGCATGACGTACGGGTCTACCATTCCCCTAGGACAAGTGcgtctccctgtcaccttcggcacctgCAACAACTACCACtacgagctcatcgactttgatgtGGCCCACGTCGGCCTCCTATACAACGCTATCCTAGGATACCCCACACTTGCCAAGTTCATGGTGGCGACCCACCACAGCTACAACGTCCTCAAAATGCCTGGCTGCAGCGGCGTCATCACTGTCGCCTGCGATGAGAAGGATGTGGTCTACTCCCTTGAGCATGCTTAG